In Campylobacter mucosalis, a single window of DNA contains:
- a CDS encoding sodium-dependent transporter, with protein sequence MDKKKFTSKWAFIIACVGSAVGMANVWGFPYKLGTNGGGAFLLIYLFFIALFAYVGLSAEYAIGRRAKTGTLGSYEYAWSSGGYPKIGKILGWIPLVGSLCIAIGYAVIISYVLKALFQAIDGSLMSVDTATWFGSFAFTPYSVVPFHAIVVVGTLLTLFFGAKSIEKTNKIMMPLFFILFTILAIRVMFFDGILQGYKFLFIPDFTKLADPMVWVVAMGQAFFSLSITGSGMLVYGAYLSKSEDIVDSAKKTAMFDTIAAMVAALVIIPAVFAFGMNPAGGPGLLFETLPKVLQQMPGGQIFAIILFTAVVFGGITSLQNMLEVVAESLLHKFPNLKRSIVLAGLCVVCFGVGVTMENIQKWGPWMDFVANYIIPVGAIIGAISWFWIIKKDEILDEINTGAHTKRTHTWYKIGRYFYTPIALTICIMAFIIGF encoded by the coding sequence ATGGATAAGAAAAAATTTACATCAAAATGGGCGTTTATAATCGCTTGTGTCGGCTCAGCAGTTGGTATGGCAAATGTTTGGGGTTTTCCGTATAAGCTGGGCACAAATGGCGGAGGTGCGTTTTTGCTAATTTACCTGTTTTTTATAGCACTTTTTGCATACGTGGGACTTTCAGCTGAGTACGCCATAGGTAGACGCGCAAAGACTGGGACGCTTGGCTCGTATGAATACGCTTGGAGCTCGGGCGGATACCCAAAAATAGGTAAAATTTTGGGCTGGATACCGCTTGTTGGTTCGCTTTGTATTGCCATTGGTTATGCTGTTATCATATCTTACGTGTTAAAAGCACTATTTCAAGCCATAGACGGATCGCTAATGAGCGTGGATACTGCGACTTGGTTTGGCTCGTTTGCCTTTACTCCTTACTCTGTCGTGCCATTTCACGCTATCGTCGTTGTAGGCACACTTTTGACGCTATTTTTTGGTGCAAAAAGCATTGAGAAGACAAATAAAATTATGATGCCTTTGTTTTTTATCCTCTTTACGATTTTGGCCATAAGAGTTATGTTTTTTGATGGAATTTTACAGGGGTATAAATTTTTATTTATCCCTGATTTTACGAAGTTAGCAGACCCTATGGTTTGGGTTGTGGCTATGGGTCAGGCGTTTTTTTCTCTTTCTATAACTGGCTCTGGTATGCTTGTTTATGGAGCGTATCTTTCAAAGAGCGAGGATATCGTAGATAGTGCCAAAAAGACGGCGATGTTTGATACTATAGCCGCTATGGTTGCAGCCCTTGTGATAATCCCGGCTGTTTTTGCATTTGGTATGAACCCTGCTGGTGGGCCTGGACTTCTTTTTGAAACTCTCCCAAAGGTGCTTCAGCAGATGCCTGGTGGACAAATTTTTGCCATTATTTTATTTACGGCGGTAGTTTTTGGTGGGATTACATCGCTTCAAAATATGCTTGAAGTTGTGGCTGAAAGTCTTTTGCATAAATTTCCAAATTTAAAGCGTAGTATCGTTTTGGCTGGGCTTTGTGTGGTTTGTTTTGGCGTTGGCGTAACAATGGAAAATATCCAAAAATGGGGTCCTTGGATGGATTTTGTGGCAAACTATATAATCCCAGTTGGTGCGATAATAGGTGCTATATCGTGGTTTTGGATTATTAAAAAAGATGAAATTTTAGATGAGATAAACACAGGTGCGCATACAAAACGCACTCATACGTGGTATAAAATCGGTCGATATTTTTACACGCCAATAGCTCTTACGATATGTATAATGGCGTTTATTATTGGCTTTTAA
- a CDS encoding tetratricopeptide repeat protein — protein sequence MRILLVCFAIFAISFGQNLDDKFRQAVRAFNDANCTEAAKIYEELVEKGHIEAIYNYAWMREKASCVEGDYKDAISLYERAIKEGDDRIKALASYRMGLLFATGRGVEQDVTQAKEFWQTSENLGYAQASYSLGMLYYQGMDGKKDENIAREYFKKACQSGVKQACVFSEKIGK from the coding sequence ATGAGAATTTTACTGGTTTGTTTCGCGATTTTTGCCATATCTTTTGGGCAAAATTTAGACGATAAATTTAGACAGGCTGTTCGTGCTTTTAATGATGCAAACTGCACAGAGGCTGCCAAAATTTATGAGGAATTGGTAGAAAAAGGTCACATTGAGGCAATTTATAACTACGCTTGGATGAGGGAGAAAGCAAGCTGTGTAGAGGGTGATTATAAGGACGCGATATCCTTGTATGAACGTGCGATAAAAGAAGGGGATGATCGTATTAAGGCACTTGCTAGTTACCGAATGGGACTGCTTTTTGCCACGGGCAGAGGAGTTGAACAAGATGTAACTCAAGCCAAGGAATTTTGGCAGACTTCAGAGAATTTGGGTTATGCTCAGGCTAGCTACTCTCTTGGTATGCTTTACTATCAGGGCATGGATGGTAAAAAGGATGAAAATATCGCGCGTGAATACTTCAAAAAAGCGTGTCAAAGTGGCGTAAAACAGGCTTGTGTGTTTTCTGAAAAAATAGGAAAGTGA
- a CDS encoding MATE family efflux transporter yields MQQNKPLSLKKLTIPIFIDMFLHFATLIINTYMVTKVSVHLVGAMGAGNQVMDLFMTIFSFLSVGCSIVVAQALGAKNKHLAKRVIHASLTFNTLLGLSCAMLIYFFGYKILELLNVPSELRNESFVYLHMLGWALCFDGIGMVMAAILRVYNLATAVMIVSLLMNLITLFGNAIALFGWFDLPNYGLKGVAISTIVGRFIGLIVLFFMIKYLAGVRIYLKRLLALPFEILRKILHVGLPSAGENLLWMAQYMVAFGFVASMGEASLSVQTIYFQISLLIMLCGASMSVANEVIVGHLVGAKQFDDAYKRTFNALKYGIIATAIVVLIMYFSKNFIMLELGLNDELKSIMLPLFTLSIALEIGRTFNIVMVNALRASGDARFPLMTGLIFMWGLSLPLGYYLGIVLNWGIIGVWIGFCADEWVRGLVNTYRWKSRKWESKRLV; encoded by the coding sequence ATGCAACAAAACAAACCGCTAAGTTTAAAAAAACTAACAATCCCAATATTTATCGATATGTTTTTACACTTTGCGACGCTTATAATAAACACTTATATGGTCACAAAAGTAAGCGTTCATCTTGTTGGTGCTATGGGTGCTGGAAATCAGGTAATGGATCTTTTTATGACCATTTTTAGCTTTCTTAGTGTTGGTTGCTCCATAGTCGTCGCTCAAGCACTTGGTGCAAAAAACAAACACTTAGCAAAACGCGTAATACACGCTAGTCTTACGTTTAATACGCTTTTAGGGCTTAGCTGTGCTATGCTTATTTACTTTTTTGGTTATAAAATTTTAGAGCTTTTAAATGTTCCAAGTGAGCTAAGAAACGAGAGTTTTGTATACCTTCATATGCTTGGCTGGGCACTTTGCTTTGACGGTATTGGTATGGTTATGGCAGCTATTTTAAGGGTTTATAACTTAGCAACAGCAGTTATGATAGTTTCACTTTTAATGAATTTAATAACACTTTTTGGAAACGCTATCGCACTTTTTGGCTGGTTTGATCTGCCAAATTATGGGCTTAAAGGAGTTGCGATATCTACGATAGTTGGGCGTTTTATAGGGCTTATAGTGCTATTTTTTATGATTAAATATTTAGCAGGAGTTAGAATTTATTTAAAAAGACTTCTTGCCTTGCCGTTTGAAATTTTACGTAAAATTTTACACGTTGGTTTGCCTAGTGCTGGTGAAAATTTGCTCTGGATGGCTCAGTATATGGTCGCTTTTGGATTTGTGGCGTCAATGGGCGAGGCGTCGCTATCGGTGCAAACAATCTATTTTCAAATTTCGCTTTTAATTATGCTTTGTGGGGCTAGTATGAGCGTGGCAAATGAGGTAATCGTCGGTCATTTAGTTGGTGCTAAGCAGTTTGATGACGCATACAAACGCACATTTAACGCACTAAAATACGGCATAATCGCAACGGCAATAGTTGTGCTTATTATGTATTTTTCTAAAAATTTTATTATGCTTGAGCTTGGCTTAAATGACGAGCTAAAATCCATAATGCTACCACTTTTTACTCTATCTATTGCGCTTGAGATTGGCAGAACATTTAACATAGTAATGGTAAATGCCCTACGTGCCAGTGGAGATGCGAGATTTCCGCTTATGACGGGGCTAATATTTATGTGGGGGCTTAGTTTGCCACTTGGATACTATCTTGGCATAGTGCTAAATTGGGGGATAATAGGCGTTTGGATAGGCTTTTGTGCTGATGAGTGGGTTAGAGGACTTGTAAATACATACAGATGGAAAAGTAGAAAATGGGAGTCAAAAAGACTTGTTTAA
- the abc-f gene encoding ribosomal protection-like ABC-F family protein — MALIDLIEVSKKFGANEILNEVSLSINENERVAIIGKNGGGKSTLMKIISGAYEVDSGRVIRQNGIKIEMLAQMPKFDDGLNVKDALNLELKEIFDARDEYSQVSEKLAHDPKNKELHDRADELIKFIESKDGWDIERNIERVLEYFSLKEYENRLVNSLSGGEVRRVALGALILKKPDILLLDEPTNHLDVYMVRFLEDMLKNSKQTIVFISHDRYFIDAIATRSIEIEDAKIRNFDGGYAYYLEKKQEILASLAKTHETLLKTLKGEEEWLRRGVKARLKRNEGRKERVLAMREEAKKNPGVIRRVKLELERAQKSFNQGGLNENRKKMLFEIKNLSIKMGQKELISNFNARVLQGERIAIVGKNGSGKSTLLKTLLGELVPNSGEIKRGDVRIGYFDQNRTELSDEKSLIEVFCPNGGDIVQVRGRNMHVYGYLKNFLFPKEFLDKPVGVLSGGEKHRVALALLFTKEYDVLVLDEPTNDLDIATINILEEYLQSFSGAIIFVSHDRYFVDKISNKLWAFSGAKIDVIHNEYSVYLELEDELNELSEFEKTANNQSEAQTKQKSGVKLSYKQSKILNEYPDLIDELNEKIKRLQNDLADPKIYQDVGISKLYDELEASKNELERLENEYFEVLEIAENLNT, encoded by the coding sequence TTGGCTTTAATTGATTTAATAGAAGTTAGTAAAAAATTTGGTGCAAACGAAATTTTAAACGAGGTTAGCCTAAGCATAAATGAAAACGAGCGAGTGGCGATAATCGGTAAAAATGGCGGTGGCAAAAGCACTTTGATGAAAATCATCAGTGGTGCTTATGAGGTTGATAGTGGGCGAGTGATACGTCAAAATGGCATAAAGATTGAGATGCTAGCTCAAATGCCAAAATTTGATGATGGTTTAAATGTAAAAGACGCCCTAAATTTAGAGCTAAAAGAGATTTTTGACGCAAGAGATGAGTATTCGCAAGTTTCAGAAAAACTAGCACACGACCCTAAAAACAAAGAGCTTCATGACAGAGCCGATGAGCTTATAAAATTTATTGAAAGTAAGGACGGCTGGGACATTGAGCGAAATATTGAGCGTGTGCTTGAATATTTTAGCTTAAAAGAGTATGAAAATCGCCTTGTAAATAGCCTAAGTGGTGGCGAGGTTAGACGCGTGGCACTTGGTGCTTTAATCCTTAAAAAGCCAGATATTTTACTTCTTGATGAGCCGACAAACCACCTTGACGTTTATATGGTTAGATTTTTAGAAGATATGCTTAAAAACTCGAAGCAGACGATAGTTTTTATAAGCCACGACCGCTATTTTATAGACGCTATTGCGACTCGTAGCATTGAGATTGAGGACGCAAAAATTAGAAATTTTGACGGCGGATACGCTTATTATTTAGAAAAAAAGCAGGAAATTTTAGCAAGTTTAGCTAAAACTCACGAGACGCTTTTAAAGACGTTAAAAGGCGAAGAAGAATGGCTAAGACGTGGTGTGAAAGCACGTTTAAAACGCAACGAAGGGCGAAAAGAGCGAGTGCTTGCAATGCGTGAAGAGGCTAAAAAAAATCCCGGCGTAATTAGGCGGGTAAAATTAGAGCTTGAACGTGCTCAAAAGAGTTTTAATCAAGGCGGACTAAATGAAAACCGCAAAAAAATGCTTTTTGAGATTAAAAATTTAAGCATAAAAATGGGGCAAAAAGAGCTAATCTCAAATTTTAACGCAAGGGTTTTACAAGGCGAAAGAATAGCCATTGTCGGTAAAAACGGCTCAGGCAAAAGCACACTTTTAAAGACGCTTCTTGGCGAGTTGGTGCCAAATAGTGGCGAGATAAAGCGTGGCGATGTTAGGATTGGCTATTTTGATCAAAACCGAACTGAGTTAAGCGATGAGAAAAGTCTAATTGAGGTTTTTTGCCCAAATGGTGGCGATATCGTGCAGGTTCGTGGGCGAAATATGCACGTTTATGGCTATCTTAAAAATTTTCTCTTTCCAAAGGAATTTTTAGATAAACCAGTTGGCGTTTTAAGTGGTGGCGAAAAGCACAGGGTGGCACTTGCGCTTCTTTTTACAAAAGAGTATGACGTGCTGGTGCTTGATGAGCCGACAAATGACCTTGATATCGCTACGATTAACATCCTTGAAGAGTATTTGCAAAGTTTTAGCGGCGCTATTATTTTTGTCAGCCACGACCGTTATTTTGTGGATAAAATTTCAAATAAACTTTGGGCGTTTAGCGGCGCTAAGATTGATGTTATACATAACGAATACAGCGTTTATTTAGAGCTTGAAGATGAGTTAAATGAGCTAAGTGAGTTTGAAAAAACAGCAAACAATCAAAGCGAAGCTCAAACCAAGCAAAAAAGTGGCGTAAAACTAAGCTATAAACAGAGTAAAATTTTAAACGAATATCCTGATTTAATAGATGAGTTAAATGAAAAGATTAAAAGATTACAAAACGATTTAGCTGACCCAAAAATCTATCAAGATGTTGGAATTTCAAAGCTTTATGATGAGCTTGAAGCGAGTAAAAATGAGCTTGAAAGATTAGAAAATGAATACTTTGAAGTGCTTGAGATTGCTGAGAATTTAAATACATAA